A stretch of the Vitis riparia cultivar Riparia Gloire de Montpellier isolate 1030 chromosome 13, EGFV_Vit.rip_1.0, whole genome shotgun sequence genome encodes the following:
- the LOC117928438 gene encoding V-type proton ATPase subunit G-like produces MESNRGQNGIQQLLAVEQEAQHIVNAARNAKMARLKQAKEEAEKEIAEFRVRMEKEFQRKVAEVKKKKDRE; encoded by the exons ATGGAATCCAACAGAGGCCAGAATGGAATTCAACAATTGCTAGCTGTAGAACAAGAAGCTCAGCATATTGTTAATGCTGCCAGAAATG CAAAAATGGCTAGACTTAAACAGGCCAAAGAAGAGGCTGAGAAGGAGATTGCTGAATTCCGTGTTCGAAtggaaaaagaatttcaaagaaAGGTTGcagaggtaaaaaaaaaaaaagacagagaA
- the LOC117929299 gene encoding uncharacterized protein LOC117929299, which translates to MDGFFAGMDCRLRVSITDSIMMSILHSAMDKAHEKVKSKEGDIGRLNEITKFYELAIMQLEGCLNFVEEETDNYIPESCHEKMLLDVKEIRDRLRGRLKETEFALSEKDRELTERLENELKLRQALELKEAELISLCTDLEVEKTKSEGLQEFILSNRISGDENREGELCELKNNVDQRVWNIKQKLEDERMNITSGMRKVNQAPSTLVNLEADSGLGDKEQGWSIESNEIELCEKVNDSESERSNYSIRPEVNIGFDQMSSELESLREALDVTFGKMQNAIFLSEVGTIEQQWRWTIEKDTISILTKGFMRDFGENFEGEMRKCKKQASLFFLSEQWTDLVNDITILRDELVPLGGQNEVQINSTNDHETLAPSSQTNTGFKISQHARENCLPECKIYGKPDNSSSKVEELDHMEKALEEDLEGDRSHLVAKMIKSHESIIRKKCEELNLVKGEILREKGLSSRRSDKDPDGPKRRIEEVIVKLNNLIKWKSELGETFHDDFGIHEEQNFPEKRLSRLDITDQLEMGIDTSEDVMEKVGSDTVSLAGDEELQTEIKKLKQDVEDLALQSMIMEATNVILFKGLMKEFYIKFYNHDAETLIRECICWDIFREMVIDWNQNLESSEAEAQIREEIYYIIFNEAVKDFGCTHAFALAKNQGAKAGVSCLEDSASTNMLLHDLEGIIREDVYAVFIMEMVEEWNKVIESYKSESLLREDIYWIVFDETIKDIVNISNSPLSQQQGVRVLDNSLCNFPFTNELSQSLETLVKEDICMVFLKEMVQNWRMDIDAYNMGSLIEEDIYKYVIVEAMKNAYIFPTESEGQNPENFPGNLFSANKLYGIEEESGDGSLIQKLNSLLKSFYMGEDLMLSASSKLKEHNAYINLVGLRCGWLKWDDLFEELLTEEESMISSVISKIEKTLQHLIMSKDLLSNLGSSIGIDVGNLVKVHDQMTPIEGVARDEVHPCPPKETQSDPSNFAFSNFIGFPQLLVNFEDAVNKKLRTNALRLDEVKNKLESLVELIASLSQKESLYRNAFMRRCHNLQKAEIEVDLLGDQVDVLLGLLERIYLTLDRYSPVLQQYFEVSDILKLIRNVLIGTAA; encoded by the exons TTTTGCACTCTGCAATGGATAAAGCCCATGAAAAAGTGAAGTCCAAAGAAGGAGATATAGGGCGTTTGAATGAGATAACAAAGTTTTACGAATTGGCAATAATGCAATTGGAAGGTTGTTTGAATTTTGTCGAAGAAGAGACGGACAACTACATCCCTGAAAGCTGCCATGAAAAGATGCTCCTGGATGTGAAAGAAATTAGAGACCGGCTTCGAGGACGTCTTAAGGAAACTGAGTTTGCTCTCTCAGAGAAGGATAGAGAGTTAACTGAGAGGTTAGAGAATGAGTTGAAGCTTAGGCAAGCATTGGAACTAAAAGAAGCAGAGTTAATCTCCCTTTGTACTGACCTTGAGGTTGAAAAAACAAAGAGTGAGGGTCTTCAAGAGTTTATTTTGAGCAATCGGATAAGTGGGGATGAAAATAGAGAAGGTGAGCTTTGTGAATTAAAGAATAATGTAGATCAGAGGGTTTGGAATATTAAACAAAAGCTTGAGGATGAGCGGATGAATATAACAAGTGGGATGAGGAAGGTCAACCAGGCCCCTTCCACTCTGGTAAATCTTGAGGCTGATTCTGGACTGGGAGACAAGGAACAGGGTTGGTCTATTGAAAGTAATGAAATTGAGCTTTGTGAGAAGGTGAACGATAGTGAGAGCGAGCGCTCAAATTATTCCATCAGGCCAGAAGTGAACATAGGATTCGATCAAATGAGCTCGGAACTAGAGAGCCTAAGAGAAGCTTTGGACGTTACTTTTGGAAAGATGCAGAATGCAATTTTCTTGTCTGAGGTGGGAACAATAGAGCAGCAATGGAGGTGGACTATTGAGAAAGACACAATATCCATCTTGACTAAAGGCTTCATGAGGGATTTTGGGGAGAATTTTGAAGGGGAAATGAGGAAGTGCAAAAAGCAagcttctcttttcttcttaagtGAGCAATGGACTGATTTAGTGAATGATATTACTATTTTGCGTGATGAACTTGTGCCTCTTGGTGGTCAAAATGAGGTGCAGATCAATAGTACCAACGATCATGAAACTTTAGCTCCTTCATCCCAAACAAATACTGGGTTTAAGATCTCTCAACATGCAAGAGAAAACTGTTTACCAGAATGCAAAATTTATGGCAAACCTGATAATTCCTCCTCAAAGGTTGAAGAATTGGACCATATGGAAAAGGCACTTGAAGAGGATCTAGAAGGGGACAGAAGCCACCTTGTTGCAAAGATGATAAAGAGCCATGAATCCATTATCAGGAAAAAATGTGAAGAGCTGAATTTGGTGAAGGGGGAAATTCTCCGAGAGAAGGGACTTTCATCTCGCAGGAGTGACAAGGATCCTGATGGTCCAAAAAGAAGGATTGAAGAAGTTATTGTAAAATTGAACAATTTAATCAAATGGAAATCTGAGTTAGGTGAAACTTTTCATGATGATTTTGGCATCCATGAGGAGCAAAATTTTCCTGAGAAAAGGTTATCAAGACTTGATATAACTGATCAATTGGAAATGGGAATTGATACTTCAGAAGATGTTATGGAGAAAGTGGGTAGTGATACAGTTTCTCTTGCAGGAGATGAAGAACTGCAGACTGAGATAAAGAAACTAAAGCAAGATGTGGAAGATTTAGCTTTGCAATCCATGATAATGGAAGCAACTAATGTCATTCTTTTTAAAGGATTGATGAAAGAATTTTATATCAAGTTCTATAATCATGATGCCGAGACTCTGATAAGGGAGTGTATATGTTGGGACATCTTTAGGGAAATGGTCATTGATTGGAACCAGAACCTTGAAAGCAGTGAAGCTGAAGCCCAGATCCGGGAAGAAATATATTACATTATCTTCAATGAAGCAGTTAAGGATTTTGGATGTACTCATGCCTTTGCATTAGCAAAAAATCAGGGTGCCAAAGCTGGTGTTAGCTGTCTGGAAGACTCAGCATCTACAAATATGTTGTTGCATGACTTGGAGGGCATAATAAGGGAGGATGTATATGCAGTTTTCATCATGGAAATGGTTGAGGAATGGAACAAGGTCATAGAAAGTTATAAGTCTGAGAGTCTTCTTAGGGAAGATATATATTGGATTGTCTTTGATGAGACTATAAAAGATATTGTGAACATCTCCAATTCCCCATTAAGTCAACAGCAAGGGGTTAGAGTTCTGGACAATTCTCTGTGCAACTTCCCATTTACCAATGAGTTATCTCAAAGTTTAGAAACCCTAGTGAAGGAGGACATTTGTATGGTTTTCCTCAAGGAAATGGTTCAGAATTGGAGAATGGATATAGATGCTTATAACATGGGGAGCCTCATTGAGgaagatatatataaatatgtcaTTGTTGAGGCAATGAAAAATGCTTATATCTTTCCAACAGAATCTGAAGGCCAGAATCCAGAAAATTTTCCAGGCAACTTGTTCTCTGCTAACAAGTTATatggaattgaagaagaaagtgGAGATGGAAGTTTGATTCAGAAACTAAATTCACTGCTAAAATCTTTTTATATGGGGGAAGACTTGATGCTGAGTGCAAGCTCAAAATTAAAGGAACATAATGCATATATTAACCTTGTGGGGTTGCGATGTGGATGGTTGAAGTGGGATGACTTGTTTGAAGAGCTGTTGACTGAGGAGGAAAGCATGATCAGTTCTGTAATTAGCAAAATAGAGAAGACTTTGCAGCACTTAATTATGAGTAAGGATCTATTGAGCAACTTGGGTTCTAGTATAGGCATAGATGTAGGCAATTTGGTAAAGGTTCATGATCAGATGACTCCTATTGAAGGTGTTGCACGTGACGAAGTGCACCCATGCCCACCAAAAGAAACACAGTCAGACCCATCTAATTTTGCGTTCTCCAATTTCATTGGATTTCCACAACTACTTGTGAATTTTGAGGATGCAGTTAACAAAAAATTGAGAACAAATGCTTTGAG GTTGGAtgaggtaaaaaataaattagaatcaCTTGTTGAACTCATTGCCTCACTAAGCCAAAAAGAGTCGCTTTACAGGAATGCTTTTATGAGGAGGTGCCATAATCTCCAGAAGGCTGAAATTGAG GTGGATCTGTTGGGTGATCAAGTGGATGTTCTTCTGGGCCTACTTGAGAGAATATACTTGACACTGGATCGGTATTCACCAGTTTTGCAGCAATATTTTGAG GTCTCGGACATCTTGAAGTTGATCAGGAATGTATTAATTGGCACGGCTGCTTAG
- the LOC117927437 gene encoding protein disulfide isomerase-like 1-4 has protein sequence MAGRVVMILSILILLPFVAFSLSKADEPEDLTLLQSQDQNDAVLPPPDPNPFNGGDDDDLSDSDGAGGDDDSDREVVDEKDVVVLKEANFSEFLERNPYVMVEFYAPWCGHCKALAPEYAEAATELKGEAVLAKVDGTEESGLMDKYEVQGFPTLYFYADGVHKAYSGLRTKDAIVAWVKKKMESGIHNITTTVEAEGILTTESKIVLGFLDSLEGPESQELAAASRLEDDVNFYQTASPEVAKLFHIDQQVKRPALVLLKKEAEKLSHFDGQFIKSAIAEFVFANKHPLVIIFTKESSRQIFENPIKKQLLLFATSKDSENVLPQFQEAAKAFKGKLIFVYVEMDNKDGKSVADYFGVTGDAPRVLAYTGNDDAKKYVLDGELTLTSIKSFGEDFLEDKLKRFYKSDPIPETNDGDVKIVVGDNFDELVLHESKDVLLEIYDPSCGYCQALEPTYNKLAKYLRGIDSLVIAKMDGTKNEHPRAKTDGFPTILFFPAGNKSFDRLVVDGDRTLVAFYKFLKKYASIPFKLKKPASYQSSKGAEAKDGNENNNSVKDEL, from the exons ATGGCGGGAAGAGTGGTCATGATTTTATCAATCTTAATTCTTCTTCCCTTCGTTGCCTTTTCCCTCTCCAAAGCCGACGAACCAGAAGATCTCACTCTGCTCCAATCCCAAGACCAAAATGACGCCGTATTGCCTCCTCCAGATCCAAACCCCTTCAACGGCGGCGATGACGATGACCTATCCGATTCAGACGGTGCCGGCGGCGACGACGACTCGGATCGCGAGGTGGTTGACGAGAAGGATGTCGTGGTGTTGAAGGAGGCGAATTTCAGCGAGTTCCTGGAGAGGAATCCCTACGTGATGGTTGAATTCTATGCGCCGTGGTGCGGCCATTGCAAGGCACTGGCGCCGGAGTATGCGGAGGCGGCGACTGAGTTGAAGGGAGAGGCGGTGCTCGCCAAGGTTGATGGTACGGAGGAGAGTGGGCTCATGGACAAGTATGAGGTGCAGGGGTTTCCGACTTTGTATTTCTATGCTGATGGAGTTCATAAGGCCTATTCTGGACTGAGGACTAA AGATGCTATTGTGGCTTGGGTCAAGAAGAAGATGGAGTCTGGCATCCACAACATAACAACAACAGTGGAGGCAGAAGGCATATTGACTACAgaatcaaaaattgttttggggTTCCTGGACAGTTTAGAG GGTCCAGAGAGTCAGGAGTTGGCTGCTGCTTCAAGATTGGAAGATGATGTCAACTTCTATCAAACTGCTAGTCCAGAGGTGGCAAAGCTTTTCCACATTGATCAACAAGTCAAACGTCCTGCACTGGTATTGCTAAAGAAGGAGGCTGAAAAATTGAGCCACTTTG ATGGTCAGTTTATCAAATCGGCTATAGCTGAGTTTGTATTTGCAAACAAGCATCCTTTGGTAATCATTTTTACTAAGGAAAGTTCTCGGCAGATTTTCGAAAATCCAATTAAAAAACAG TTGTTGCTTTTTGCCACTTCAAAGGATTCAGAGAATGTTCTACCTCAATTTCAAGAAGCAGCAAAAGCTTTCAAGGGAAag CTTATTTTTGTGTATGTGGAAATGGACAACAAGGATGGTAAATCAGTTGCAGATTACTTTGGTGTAACTGGAGATGCTCCAAGA GTTCTTGCATACACAGGAAATGACGATGCCAAGAAGTATGTATTGGATGGTGAATTAACCTTGACCAGTATTAAG TCATTCGGCGAAGATTTCTTGGAAGACAAGCTTAAGCGTTTTTACAAGTCAGACCCAATCCCAGAGACA AATGACGGGGATGTAAAAATTGTTGTCGGTGATAATTTCGATGAACTTGTTTTGCATGAATCAAAGGATGTTCTTCTTGAG ATATATGATCCCTCGTGTGGGTATTGCCAAGCATTGGAACCAACATACAACAAGCTTGCCAAGTATTTGAGAGGCATTGATTCACTTGTTATAGCCAAGATGGATGGGACAAAAAATGAGCACCCAAGAGCAAAG aCTGATGGGTTCCCTACAATTCTTTTCTTCCCGGCTGGGAATAAGAGCTTTGATCGGTTagtgg TTGATGGTGACCGTACTTTGGTGGCATTCTATAAGTTCCTCAAGAAGTATGCATCCATCCCTTTCAAGCTCAAAAAACCAGCTTCATACCAGAGCTCCAAGGGTGCTGAGGCCAAGGATGGCAATGAGAACAATAACAGTGTCAAGGATGAATTGTGA